Proteins co-encoded in one Kutzneria chonburiensis genomic window:
- a CDS encoding tetratricopeptide repeat protein — translation MGTRHVDDSTNNDFGGRAQFVVQARDVGSITYTEPELPKVSPRLVPAPVEWFTNRGGELELLRDVVRRAGEPRLRPSVVGLHGVPGVGKTELARRVAAMVKDDFPDGALYASFAADESPSDAAERFLTALGVPPARVPAGFQPRADLLRSLTAERRLVFVFDDVTDAAQVTSLLPNSPASLVLALAVRADALTELHLDGAVDMPLRPLSPAHAVEMLGAMCQDDRVAADPAAADELVQICGHLPMALRAAAGWLRTNRRWSVRRLVDHLDRADRSPVDAVFDLVYESLDDDARRLYRLLGVIVGGHFGPEVLAAMADRPLDDVRDALDELGRAGLIEDRGDGVFGLHRRLRVHALSLADEHDSPGDRRAALRRAAEWWLVGASVADIAATDAQRLRIVPPDDGIIALAASVSKPAALAWLNRELTNLLAVMNAAADQKWHDLVCRLFEAMWPLLDARHPLAIWVRAGKLAVTSAQVSENAPAEVRSRCLLAKAYQELRRFSDAHAELDRARALAPSCGDRLVASTADFTGNVLLRESRFDEALASFRVALHINEQLGLPRAIALQSMLVGRALTGLGRHEDALAAFDRSRSILADGTARSLLPKLHLSTAKTLSAMGNLAAAEQMLLAAVDSAGATVPGAEALAELSTLAARRGDADAELGYRRRAVELYDSMGVSPRTAAFLAGLPEG, via the coding sequence ATGGGGACGAGGCACGTGGACGACAGCACGAACAACGACTTCGGGGGCCGCGCCCAGTTCGTCGTGCAGGCCCGTGACGTCGGCTCGATCACCTATACGGAACCGGAGCTGCCCAAGGTCAGCCCCCGGCTCGTGCCGGCCCCGGTGGAGTGGTTCACCAACCGGGGCGGAGAGCTGGAGCTGCTGCGGGACGTGGTCCGGCGGGCCGGCGAGCCCCGGCTGCGGCCGTCCGTGGTCGGCCTGCACGGCGTGCCCGGGGTCGGCAAGACCGAGCTGGCGCGCCGGGTCGCGGCGATGGTGAAGGACGACTTCCCGGACGGGGCGCTGTACGCGTCCTTCGCGGCCGACGAGTCGCCGTCCGATGCCGCGGAACGGTTTCTCACCGCGCTGGGCGTGCCGCCGGCCCGGGTGCCGGCCGGCTTCCAGCCACGGGCCGACCTGCTCCGGTCGCTGACCGCCGAACGGCGACTCGTCTTCGTGTTCGACGACGTCACCGATGCCGCGCAGGTGACGTCGCTGCTGCCGAACTCGCCGGCCAGCCTGGTGCTGGCCTTGGCGGTCCGCGCCGACGCGTTGACCGAGCTGCATCTCGACGGTGCGGTCGACATGCCGCTGCGGCCGCTGAGCCCCGCGCACGCCGTCGAGATGCTCGGCGCGATGTGCCAGGACGACCGGGTGGCCGCGGACCCGGCGGCGGCCGACGAGCTGGTCCAGATCTGCGGGCACCTGCCGATGGCGCTGCGGGCCGCCGCCGGCTGGCTGCGGACGAACCGCCGGTGGAGCGTGCGGCGGCTGGTCGACCACCTGGACCGGGCGGACCGGAGTCCGGTGGACGCGGTGTTCGACCTCGTCTACGAGTCGCTGGACGACGACGCGCGCCGGCTCTACCGCCTGCTGGGCGTGATCGTCGGCGGGCACTTCGGGCCCGAGGTGTTGGCCGCCATGGCCGACCGGCCGCTGGACGACGTGCGCGATGCGCTGGACGAGCTCGGTCGGGCGGGGTTGATCGAGGACCGCGGCGACGGCGTGTTCGGGCTGCACCGCCGGCTTCGCGTGCATGCGCTGAGCTTGGCCGACGAACACGATTCGCCCGGCGACCGCCGTGCGGCCCTGCGCCGCGCGGCCGAGTGGTGGCTGGTCGGGGCCTCGGTCGCCGACATAGCCGCCACCGACGCACAGCGGCTGCGGATCGTGCCGCCCGACGACGGGATCATTGCCCTGGCAGCGTCGGTGTCGAAACCGGCGGCGTTGGCCTGGCTGAACCGCGAGCTGACCAACCTGCTCGCCGTCATGAATGCCGCGGCCGACCAGAAGTGGCACGACCTGGTGTGCCGGCTGTTCGAGGCGATGTGGCCGCTGCTCGACGCCCGGCATCCGCTGGCGATCTGGGTGCGGGCGGGGAAGTTGGCCGTCACGTCGGCCCAGGTGAGCGAGAACGCACCGGCCGAGGTGCGGAGCCGGTGCCTGCTGGCCAAGGCCTACCAGGAGCTGCGGCGGTTCTCCGACGCGCATGCGGAGCTCGATCGCGCCCGTGCGTTGGCCCCTTCCTGCGGTGATCGGCTTGTCGCGTCCACCGCGGACTTCACGGGCAATGTCCTGCTGCGGGAATCGCGGTTCGACGAGGCGCTGGCCAGTTTCCGGGTGGCGTTGCACATCAACGAGCAGCTCGGGTTGCCCCGGGCCATCGCGTTGCAGAGCATGTTGGTGGGCCGGGCTTTGACCGGACTTGGCCGTCACGAGGATGCCCTGGCCGCTTTCGACCGGTCACGGTCGATCCTGGCCGACGGCACGGCTCGGTCACTGCTGCCCAAGCTGCACCTGAGCACTGCGAAAACCTTGTCGGCCATGGGAAACCTGGCCGCGGCCGAGCAGATGCTGCTGGCTGCCGTGGACAGTGCCGGCGCGACCGTGCCGGGGGCGGAGGCGCTCGCCGAGCTGAGCACCCTCGCCGCGCGCCGGGGCGACGCCGACGCCGAGCTGGGCTATCGGCGTCGGGCCGTCGAGCTGTACGACAGCATGGGCGTCAGTCCTCGGACCGCGGCTTTTCTGGCCGGGTTGCCCGAAGGCTGA